In a single window of the bacterium genome:
- a CDS encoding M3 family metallopeptidase yields GGGSGYSAGYYSYIWADVLVCDAFKAFEEKGIFDQKTAASFRRNILEKPGTEEAMELYKRFRGREPSVQPLLEDRGLDKKTAR; encoded by the coding sequence CGGCGGCGGCAGCGGCTACTCCGCCGGCTACTACAGCTACATCTGGGCCGACGTCCTCGTCTGCGACGCCTTCAAGGCGTTCGAGGAGAAGGGGATCTTCGACCAGAAGACCGCCGCGTCGTTCCGGCGCAACATCCTCGAGAAGCCGGGCACGGAGGAGGCGATGGAGCTCTACAAGCGCTTCCGCGGCCGCGAGCCGTCCGTGCAGCCGTTGCTCGAGGACCGGGGCCTGGACAAGAAGACGGCGCGCTGA